The region agctgggaggaaaaaaataccaccagGCCGGCTCTTGCAGAGAGCTCAGTGACAGCTGGTGACTGTGGTAGGGTAAGAAAGTGAGGCGGGGTGCCAGTTCCCAGGCTGGTTCGGAGGTTGCTGgtgcaaaagcagagcagaagcgGGCACCTGCCCAAGCCCTAGGGCGCAGGGGGGAGACCTGGCGACGTGGCCTCATCCCCGTTCTGCGCCGTGATGAGGATGCTGACCTGCAGCGTGCCGCAGCGGGAGCGCAGCACCCAGGTGCCCTGAtacgccggccccggccccaccaCCTGCccgggaggaggaagaggagggaggggaaggctgagcggctggcagctcacggcaTCGCAGGCCACTTCTATGGTGCCCTCAGGGTTGCTGTAGGTGCACTGCCCTGGAGCATCCTCCCCTGGCACCCCGTCCCAGCCCTCCTCTGGGGGGATGGTGGGCTCTTTCGGGCACTCCAGCTGCCGTTGGGGGACATCTAGCAGGGACCGTCCCTGGATGGCGGCCGGGCTGGCGCAGAAGGCTTGTGCGTGGATGAGTGGTTCGGCAAAGCCTTGCAGCCAGCCCAGGAGATAGGCCAGGCGGCAGTCGCAGGCCCAGGGGTTGTCAGCCAGCCCCACGCGCACCAGCTCCTCGTTGGCATCGAAGAGCCCTGGGGGCAGGCGGGCCAGGCGGTTGTTGTCCAGCAccagggaggccaggaggggcAGCCGGGCCAGCAGCCCAGCCGGCAGGCTGGAGAGGTTGTTGTGGCTCAGCTGCAACGCCaccagccccgccagcccctgGAAAGCCCCCTCGGGGAGCTGGTCCATGGCATTGTGCGAGAGCGCCAGGGTCTGCAGCACTGACAGGTTGGCGAAGAGTCCCTGGGGCAGCGTCTCCAGCTGGTTGTGGGCCAGCGAGAGGTGGAGGAGGTGAGGGGTGCTGGCAAGGAGGGTGGCGGGCAGGGTGGCCAGGCGGTTGCCCTCCAGGTTGAGGACAGTGAGGTTGGGGAGACTGGCGAAGATGTCAGgagccaggctgcccagggcgttgtgctgcagctgcagccgccgcagcccccccagcccggcgaAGGCGCCGGCCGGCAGCTCCTCCAGCCGGTTGCCGTCCAGGTGGAGCTCAGCCAGCTGGCCCAGTGCCCCAAAAGCACCGGGGGGCACCTGCACCAGCAGGTTGTCGCTGAGCTTGAGGAGGCGGAGGTTGGCGAGGGGGGCCAGCAGCCCGGCCGGCAGCTCAGCCAGGACGTTCTGTGAGAGGTCGAGGGTCTGGAGGCGCCGGAGCGGGCGGAAGATGCCGGGGGGCAGCGCCTCGATCTTGTTCCCTGGCAAGCGCAGGTCCTGCAGgccgcaggcagcagcaaagagccccggctgcagggagtggaTGGCGTTGGCACCCAGGGAGAGCTTGCTGAGGCTGGacagccccaccagcacccccgggCTGACTGCTGGCAAGGGGTTGCCTGACACCTCCAGCTCGGTGACGTTGGGCAGCCCCTGAAAGGCGCCAGCCTCCAGCTCCTGGATGTTGTTGTTGAGGAAGACCAGCTTGGTGAGGGTGGTGCTGGAGCCCAGGTCCCCGCTGCGgatgctgctcagggctgtcTCCACGAAGAAGAGCTGAGTGGCTTTCCCTGGCAGGCCCGCCGGGATCTCCCGCATCCTCTCCTCTGAGCAGAAGACCTTGGAGGTGTCGTAGCACTGGCAGGCGGGGTGGCAGGACAGGGGCAGCCCCCCTACCAGTagggaccccagccccagcagcgtGTAGACCACCAGCCTGCACTGGAGAAGGAGCCGAGCCTCATCCCCTGC is a window of Pelecanus crispus isolate bPelCri1 chromosome 9, bPelCri1.pri, whole genome shotgun sequence DNA encoding:
- the CPN2 gene encoding carboxypeptidase N subunit 2; this translates as MVLTPNNRTSPSFTSHCPLQRCLPSHCLLPYPSPSSPSPRAFSLCPCLGRQLAYIWVGIPAGLGRLDLALLLGWHTLTAKSSSAPAGTAHRSASHPPQKTLSDLGERHPCKPAAVLVVVPTMPCSCRLVVYTLLGLGSLLVGGLPLSCHPACQCYDTSKVFCSEERMREIPAGLPGKATQLFFVETALSSIRSGDLGSSTTLTKLVFLNNNIQELEAGAFQGLPNVTELEVSGNPLPAVSPGVLVGLSSLSKLSLGANAIHSLQPGLFAAACGLQDLRLPGNKIEALPPGIFRPLRRLQTLDLSQNVLAELPAGLLAPLANLRLLKLSDNLLVQVPPGAFGALGQLAELHLDGNRLEELPAGAFAGLGGLRRLQLQHNALGSLAPDIFASLPNLTVLNLEGNRLATLPATLLASTPHLLHLSLAHNQLETLPQGLFANLSVLQTLALSHNAMDQLPEGAFQGLAGLVALQLSHNNLSSLPAGLLARLPLLASLVLDNNRLARLPPGLFDANEELVRVGLADNPWACDCRLAYLLGWLQGFAEPLIHAQAFCASPAAIQGRSLLDVPQRQLECPKEPTIPPEEGWDGVPGEDAPGQCTYSNPEGTIEVACDAVSCQPLSLPLPPLPPPGQVVGPGPAYQGTWVLRSRCGTLQVSILITAQNGDEATSPGLPPAP